The window CGGCCGCGGGGAGCGGGACCGTCGCGGCGCTCGACGTCGAGCACTACCTCGCCGCGCTCGGAGAGGCCGGCGCGCCTGCGCCTGACGTCGCTGAGATTGACAACCTGCCGAGTGTGAACGCCTGAAGCGCGCGCCCGTCGATCGGCTCGGGAACACGACGACGCGTGTGAGCGTTTGAGTACTCAGTTGGACTTGATACGAAGGAGACAGCAATGACTGCGAAGGCCACCACCTCCGCCACGTTCGAGCAGGATGTCCTGAACGCCGACGGCCCCGTGCTGGTCGACTTCTGGGCCGAATGGTGCGGACCGTGTCGCATGGTCTCGCCCGTTCTCGACCAGATCCAGGCCGAGAACCCCGAGAAGATCACGGTTCTGAAGCTCAACGTCGACGAGAACCCCGACCTCGCGATGAAGTACCAGATCACGTCGATCCCGGCGATGAAGGTCTTCAACAAGGGCGAGGTCGAGAAGACGATCATCGGCGCGAAGCCGAAGTTCGCCCTCGAGCAGGACCTGGCGTCCTACCTGTCCTGAGGCTTCTTGCGATAGCCCCGGTTCGCTCGCGTCATCGCGAGGGCCGGGGCTATCGCCATGTCCGGGCCCCGGTTGTCGCGCAGGAATATGCCGCGAACGGCATTCTGCACGGATGGCTAGGGGGTGGTCGGCCTCAGGACGCGTCTGCCTGCACCGCGGCATCCCACCGGCGGTAGGACGTGTCAGGTCCGAGCAAGCGCCACACGGCGCGAGTGAGGGGCGGATAGTCC of the Microbacterium invictum genome contains:
- the trxA gene encoding thioredoxin, with protein sequence MTAKATTSATFEQDVLNADGPVLVDFWAEWCGPCRMVSPVLDQIQAENPEKITVLKLNVDENPDLAMKYQITSIPAMKVFNKGEVEKTIIGAKPKFALEQDLASYLS